One Amorphoplanes digitatis genomic window carries:
- a CDS encoding oxygenase MpaB family protein yields the protein MSELSRRKVLISGGVLGAFGALGIGSPARAVPWTWPSSGSIAGSGSGEDPRWVWDDLADPVSRALLESGDVPEVNRLLWDWNRNDQPLPGGLPAYVRDFIEEARRLPSWADRTKLERAAEFNKSRGIYLNLLNGVGGGMLSTAIPKEARAVYYSKGGADMEDRVAKTSILGFAVGALNAYRPDGDCIVQAVKTRLVHAAVRHLLQQSPHWTGGIPISQEDILVTWHTLPTYAMRAMRDWRVPISAADSQAYLHVWQVTAHLLGVRDEYIPATWAAANAQSDQVLPPNMGPTPEGVILTDILLGQLAEQTSPASISRPLCNALARYLVGPQVAGWDEIPREPVWEALIATAWPALVKFREGLIPLPLVPESAWVIDEAVRRYILFYLTKGRETKIEIPTINRPE from the coding sequence ATGAGTGAGCTGAGCAGGCGCAAGGTGCTGATATCCGGGGGAGTCCTTGGTGCGTTCGGCGCGCTGGGCATCGGATCCCCGGCCCGGGCGGTGCCGTGGACGTGGCCGTCGAGCGGTTCGATCGCCGGCAGCGGCTCCGGCGAGGATCCGCGCTGGGTGTGGGACGACCTGGCCGACCCGGTCTCCCGGGCGCTGCTGGAGAGCGGCGACGTGCCCGAGGTCAACCGGCTGCTGTGGGACTGGAACCGCAACGACCAGCCGCTGCCCGGCGGCCTGCCGGCCTACGTGCGCGACTTCATCGAGGAGGCGCGCCGGCTGCCGTCCTGGGCCGACCGGACCAAACTGGAACGGGCCGCCGAGTTCAACAAGTCCCGCGGCATCTATCTCAACCTGCTCAACGGCGTGGGCGGCGGCATGCTCAGCACCGCCATCCCCAAGGAGGCCCGCGCGGTCTACTACTCCAAGGGCGGCGCCGACATGGAGGACCGCGTCGCCAAGACGAGCATCCTCGGCTTCGCGGTGGGTGCGCTCAACGCGTACCGGCCGGACGGCGACTGCATCGTCCAGGCGGTGAAGACGCGGCTGGTGCATGCGGCGGTCCGGCACCTGCTGCAACAGTCGCCGCACTGGACCGGCGGCATCCCGATCAGCCAGGAGGACATCCTGGTCACCTGGCACACCCTGCCCACGTACGCGATGCGCGCCATGCGCGACTGGCGGGTGCCGATCAGCGCCGCCGACTCACAGGCGTACCTGCACGTCTGGCAGGTGACCGCGCACCTGCTCGGTGTCCGCGACGAGTACATCCCGGCGACCTGGGCCGCCGCCAACGCGCAGTCGGACCAGGTGCTGCCGCCGAACATGGGACCGACGCCGGAGGGCGTGATCCTGACCGACATCCTGCTCGGCCAGCTCGCCGAGCAGACCAGTCCCGCGAGCATCAGCCGGCCGCTGTGCAACGCCCTGGCCCGCTACCTGGTCGGTCCCCAGGTGGCCGGCTGGGACGAGATACCGCGGGAGCCGGTGTGGGAGGCGCTGATCGCGACCGCCTGGCCGGCGCTCGTGAAGTTCCGCGAGGGGCTGATCCCGCTGCCGCTGGTGCCCGAGTCCGCCTGGGTCATCGACGAGGCGGTGCGGCGGTACATCCTGTTCTATCTGACCAAGGGCCGCGAGACGAAGATCGAGATCCCGACGATCAACCGGCCGGAATGA
- a CDS encoding molybdopterin cofactor-binding domain-containing protein yields the protein MSPPFGRRRLLGYVLAAPILVTAAPLRASARDLTEVLDLNDIMTAAALPTSGLITVEVNQDGTVSFALPRAEVGQGITTSTAMLIAEELSVPLRRVRVTLADARPELLFNQLTGASNTTVSTYTPIRVAAAVARQRLLAAAEAELGTPATGLRLDAGVITDDRGRGIDIGTLAVKAASPRTAPVPVTLRTRESLTVIGRPHNRVDALDAVTGRKRFAMDLDVPGAKPTMVCRAPTINGTVRSVANLADVRAMPGVTDAVVISTGVAVRAETFGQCIDAIRTLEVTWRPGTAEGESDETVLRQLAAAELPLGPRPPTPVVEGRFTFHFRGNSALEPNCAIADVRRDRAEIWSSLKSPIVAQETIAARLALPRGRVTVHVTEGGGSFGRKLFFDAALEAAEVSQKIGKPVKLMWHRADDTRQGRAHPMATSRVRIAYAGDVVLSYEQRHTSITTDLGHGIGELFTAMAARLPIGGAAFSQIFFQFSQTSPYAFGSHSRLLNETGRGFNTGSMRNVYSPDATCARELMVDQLAARMNKDPYRFRRDLLRDDRARAVLAAAATAGEWGRSLPAGVAQGIAFHSEYKAVSACLVEIDCRPATANRPIRDGVGGPRVTRVVFAVDVGLAVNPRGLEAQMMGCVMDGIALALTSSLHLRDGYFLEASWDNHFYTRQWNTPLDLRVIIMPSTSEQPGGAGELGVAASMAAVACAYGRATGTLPTRFPINHGTLSFVPKPTVPPVPASPTDGIRHA from the coding sequence ATGAGCCCGCCGTTCGGCCGCCGGCGCCTGCTCGGATATGTGCTGGCGGCCCCGATCCTCGTGACGGCCGCGCCCCTGCGCGCCTCGGCGCGCGACCTCACCGAGGTGCTCGACCTCAACGACATCATGACCGCGGCGGCGCTGCCGACCTCGGGCCTGATCACGGTCGAGGTCAACCAGGACGGCACCGTGTCGTTCGCCCTGCCGCGCGCCGAGGTGGGGCAGGGCATCACCACCTCGACGGCCATGCTGATCGCCGAGGAGCTGTCCGTTCCGCTGCGGCGTGTCCGGGTGACGCTCGCCGACGCCCGCCCGGAGCTGCTGTTCAACCAGCTCACCGGCGCGTCCAACACCACCGTCTCGACGTACACCCCGATCCGGGTCGCCGCCGCCGTCGCCCGTCAGCGGCTGCTGGCGGCGGCCGAGGCGGAGCTCGGCACGCCGGCGACCGGGCTGCGCCTGGACGCCGGCGTCATCACCGACGACCGGGGCCGCGGCATCGACATCGGCACCCTCGCCGTCAAGGCCGCCAGCCCGCGGACGGCGCCGGTGCCCGTCACGCTGCGGACCCGCGAGAGCCTCACCGTCATCGGCCGGCCGCACAACCGGGTCGACGCACTGGACGCGGTGACCGGCCGCAAGCGGTTCGCCATGGACCTCGACGTCCCCGGCGCCAAGCCGACGATGGTGTGCCGCGCGCCGACCATCAACGGCACCGTGCGCTCGGTGGCCAACCTCGCCGACGTCCGCGCCATGCCCGGCGTCACCGACGCGGTCGTGATCTCGACCGGGGTCGCGGTCCGTGCGGAGACGTTCGGCCAGTGCATAGACGCCATCCGTACGCTGGAGGTGACGTGGCGGCCCGGCACCGCCGAGGGCGAGAGCGACGAGACCGTGCTGCGCCAACTCGCGGCCGCCGAGCTGCCGCTGGGCCCGCGCCCGCCGACGCCGGTCGTCGAGGGCCGGTTCACGTTCCACTTCCGCGGCAACAGCGCGCTGGAGCCGAACTGCGCGATCGCCGACGTGCGCCGCGACCGCGCCGAGATCTGGTCGTCGCTGAAGTCGCCGATCGTCGCGCAGGAGACCATCGCGGCCCGCCTCGCTCTGCCGCGCGGCCGGGTCACCGTGCACGTCACCGAGGGCGGCGGATCGTTCGGGCGCAAGCTGTTCTTCGACGCGGCCCTGGAGGCGGCCGAGGTCTCCCAGAAGATCGGCAAGCCGGTCAAGCTCATGTGGCACCGCGCCGACGACACCCGGCAGGGCCGCGCGCATCCGATGGCCACCTCGCGGGTGCGGATCGCCTACGCCGGCGACGTCGTGCTCTCCTACGAGCAGCGGCACACCAGCATCACCACCGACCTCGGCCACGGCATCGGCGAGCTGTTCACCGCGATGGCCGCGCGGCTGCCCATCGGCGGCGCCGCGTTCTCCCAGATCTTCTTCCAGTTCAGCCAGACCTCCCCGTACGCCTTCGGCAGCCACAGCCGGCTGCTCAATGAGACCGGCCGCGGCTTCAACACCGGCAGCATGCGCAACGTCTACTCGCCGGACGCGACGTGCGCCCGGGAGCTGATGGTCGACCAGCTCGCCGCGCGGATGAACAAGGACCCGTACCGGTTCCGCCGCGACCTCCTGCGCGACGACCGGGCCCGGGCGGTGCTGGCGGCGGCGGCGACCGCCGGCGAGTGGGGGCGATCGCTGCCGGCCGGCGTCGCGCAGGGCATCGCGTTCCACAGCGAGTACAAGGCCGTCAGCGCCTGCCTGGTGGAGATCGACTGCCGCCCCGCCACCGCGAACCGGCCCATCCGCGACGGCGTCGGCGGCCCGCGCGTCACCCGGGTCGTCTTCGCCGTCGACGTCGGCCTGGCCGTCAACCCGCGCGGGCTCGAGGCGCAGATGATGGGCTGCGTCATGGACGGCATCGCGCTCGCCCTGACCTCCAGCCTGCACCTGCGCGACGGGTACTTCCTGGAGGCGAGCTGGGACAACCACTTCTACACGCGACAGTGGAACACGCCGCTCGACCTGCGGGTCATCATCATGCCGAGCACGTCCGAGCAGCCCGGCGGCGCGGGGGAACTCGGCGTCGCGGCGTCCATGGCGGCGGTGGCCTGTGCGTACGGCCGGGCCACCGGCACCCTGCCCACCCGGTTCCCGATCAACCACGGGACGCTGTCGTTCGTACCGAAGCCGACGGTGCCGCCCGTGCCCGCGTC